The sequence AACTGTTGATTAGTCAATGACCCACTAAGATTGATATTTTGTGACCCGACACTCAACACCTTGCCATTATTGGTCAATTGCTGTGCTGTCGTATTAAGCGAACCACTCTCCCAATGTCCCTGATTATTAATCTCATCCGCAGTCACCGAGAGCAGACCATCACTTTTTAACTCACCTGAAGAAGTTCCTTGATAACCTTCATCCAGTTGTAGAGATAACTGCTGTTTCCCCACTAACTGGCCGCTATTACTAATATTTTTACCACTCAGTGCCAATTCGGCCCCAAGGATTCGCCCCTGATTACTCAACTGATTAAATGATAAATCCATATCGCCAGCGGAAACCAATACGCCGCGATTATCAATAGTGTGACCCAGCCGTAATTGGGCATGTTCTTGCGCAACAACATTACCGTGGTTATGCCAATTGTCCCCTTTCACATCGAGGATCTGGCTTTGCAGGTCACCACTAATATCCATCTCAGCAGCACGCAGGGTTAATGCACGCCCACTATTCATTGTGCCTCGAGTGCTTTGCACTAAACTATCCGCAGTCAGCAAGAGACTCTTATCACCCTGAAGTTGGCCTTGGTTATTAAGCCGATGTACCGCGATATTGATGTCAGCAGCCAATATCTGACCCTGATTATCTAGCCCCAAGCCTTCGAAATGCATCTGATTTGCAGCCAGCAGTTGCCCATGATTAGTTAAACTCTGACCACTAAAGATCAGGTCATTACCTGCCACCATTTGCCCGGCCCACTCACTATCACCGGCAAGATTAAACGTGATGTTTTTCTGGCTGCCTACCGATGCTGTTTTGCTCCCCCGCAAACTTTGACCCGTGATAGATAAATCATTATTGGCCGCTAATTGCCCTGCTAGCTCAAGGTGTTGACCACTCAGTTTGAGTTGTCGTGCAGTCAGACTACTCTCCTTATCCTGCACGATATCCCCTGAACTCACCACGCTCACTGCTGCGGCAGCAACATGACTTTGCTGTAACGCTAACTCACTTCCCTGAAGAGATACGGTTCCTTTCTCACCGATATTTCCGGCTGAATCTACGCCAGCATTAAGTTGACTCTCTTTCGAGGTGATTTTGCCGCCTGCCTTGACGGCTAGCGTATCCCCTGCCAGCAATGTGGCATTGTCCAACCGGCTCTCACCATGGCTATTAAGCGTAATATTGCCTTGCGCTCGCTGATGACCTTGCAGATGAAGTTGGTCGGCTGAGGCAATAATATCCCCATGAGCCACCGCATTATTGACTGTCAGTTTGCCCTTGCTGTCCAATTGGATATCACCCTGACGGGCATTCAGGTTGCCGAGGTTAACGCCAACACCTTTCTCACTGGATACCAACCGAATGCGGTTGGCATACATGCCACCCAGTGCACCAGTATCAATCGACACTTGTGGCACGTCACCTTGACCTTGCCGCTCGCTGACATGACCTGCACTATCCACTCGGTTGCTGCCCGCAATCACAGTGAGATCTTGCGCGTGTATTTGTGCATTAATTTCATTGGCACGACTAATCAGCGACAGTGCGCTACTCTGGCTGGCATCCAGCCCTTTCCCCTGAATCGAAATTGCCCCCTGTGTCACGTCCAACGACTGTAATTTGCCATTGGTATCCATCATCGGTTTACCCGTGGTCAGCGTCACATTGGGAGTATTGATAAAACCACAGCCATCGCAGGTAATACCATAGGGGTTAGCGACCATCACGGCCGCTGCTTTTCCGCCCACCTCAAGGTAGCCATTTAATTGTGATCGGTTGGCCGAAACCACTTCGTTAATAATGGCTCCCGCCGCTTTGCCGTTGAGATTGGCGTTACTCTGAATCAGGCCACCCAGTTGGGTTTGAGTTAAGCGGTCCGTCGCATTATTGAGAATGACCCCCTCGCTACCCACATTGAACTGGTTATAAACATTATGAGAAACCCCCGCGCTATTGGGTGGAGCAATATTCACCACCGGCACCCCATTCCCCGCCTTATCCAGTGCAGTACTTCCTTGGGCAACATCAATTCCCGCAGCCATCACAGGCATAATCGGCTGGATAGCAACCAGATAAATCAGGGCATAGCTGATCAGTTTCTGGCGAAGATAAATGGGGATCATTCTGCGGTTCCTTTGCGTTAATGAATTAAATCACGATACCGATGCGGTAATAGAACGTCATATTGTCTGGCTTCAACCAACTGGGATAACTCAGCGGTTTACCGATACTCAATTGGCTGGAGAAGTAGCGGCCATTGTTAGCCACACCCATTGCCGCGCCCCATAACGAACCTTCTGCATGTTCATCCTGTTTATCGTGTTCCAGCCAGCCACCGTCTATTGCTGCGGTGAGTGACAAGTTGCCCAGTAAAGGTAATTGCAGTACCTGCCAATTCACTTCATTCCGCCAATACCCCCCATTGTTGCCAGACAGGTATTGCTCTTTAAAACCACGAACCGAACTTTCTCCCCCCACAGTCAACTGTTCACTGCCATACAGGCGATCATGTGAATGTTGCCCATACAGGCTGGTGAGATAGCTCACAGAAGAGGTCAAAGGAGAGTAATAACTGGCAGAAAGTGCCCATTTGTTGAATTCGGCATGTGGCGCATCAGCCTCTTTGAGGGCATCATTTTCAGCACCAAACCACGGCGTACCACGACTGAATGAGGGATTGAATGTGGCTAACCCACCGAGCAATTTCTGACTGTGATTGATGCCAATCATGCCGCTACTCAGGCTGCGACTACTGCTTTGTAATCGCACCCCATCAAGGTAGTTCTGGCTGACTCGATGGGTAATACCCAACGACAATGCCGTTTTCATATCAGCGTTGCGAAATACCACGCGAGATAGCGTCCCTCGGTGTATCCGGCTATCGCCGGTAGAACGCCAACTGTAATTTCGATCCGGAATGACGTTGAGGTAATCACTCCAAGCATAACTATAATCAATGTTCCAATAGCCAAATGGCACGCCGACCCCTGCTTGTAAGCTGCGCGCATTATGGCTATTAGAAAACTCACTACTATGGCTACCGGCAA comes from Yersinia mollaretii ATCC 43969 and encodes:
- a CDS encoding ShlB/FhaC/HecB family hemolysin secretion/activation protein; the protein is MERILCCLMALVCGYSHAAPSPAERNIIQLEQQQLLERARQQRDDLQITQPDLAVPQTPLLSQPQPCFVISRIEYLDSTLLSSTAQQHLNSPYIGKCLTLAKINKLLADVSNDYIGRGYITSRAFLIEQDLSDGKLNIRILEGKLEDIQLDHQGASMLVMAFPHLKGKVLNLRDIEQGMEQINRLRTRQVQIEILPGSKPGYSIVNLTSQPAFPLTFSVGSDNSGQKSTGISQLTASINADNPLGLADQWFIAGSHSSEFSNSHNARSLQAGVGVPFGYWNIDYSYAWSDYLNVIPDRNYSWRSTGDSRIHRGTLSRVVFRNADMKTALSLGITHRVSQNYLDGVRLQSSSRSLSSGMIGINHSQKLLGGLATFNPSFSRGTPWFGAENDALKEADAPHAEFNKWALSASYYSPLTSSVSYLTSLYGQHSHDRLYGSEQLTVGGESSVRGFKEQYLSGNNGGYWRNEVNWQVLQLPLLGNLSLTAAIDGGWLEHDKQDEHAEGSLWGAAMGVANNGRYFSSQLSIGKPLSYPSWLKPDNMTFYYRIGIVI